In one window of Candidatus Bathyarchaeota archaeon DNA:
- a CDS encoding NAD-dependent epimerase/dehydratase family protein, whose amino-acid sequence MTCLITGGAGFIGSHLVDLMMELGETVHVLDNLSSGDLNNISAWLTSPRLTVFQGDILNKEHISEALEGCDTVFHLAANPEVRSENASPTDHFKQNIQGTYNLLECIRESGGVKRYVFASTSTVYGEPSVIPTPETYAPLMPISHYGASKLASEALSMAYASMYEFGCVVYRFANVIGPRSNHGVIYDFVTKLKETPSRLEVLGDGTQTKSYLYVDDCITGVMAGLDNLGHQIRIYNIGSNTRVDVLSLASAVVDVVGFEDVEIYTTGGVSGGRGWKGDVKKMQLDITLLHSKGWRAELSSLEAITETAKCLNALL is encoded by the coding sequence ATGACATGTCTGATTACTGGGGGAGCCGGTTTCATAGGTAGCCATCTCGTGGATTTAATGATGGAATTAGGTGAGACTGTCCACGTTCTAGATAACCTGAGTTCCGGAGATCTAAATAATATTTCCGCGTGGTTGACCTCCCCTCGCCTTACGGTATTTCAAGGAGATATTCTTAACAAGGAACATATTTCTGAAGCTCTTGAGGGTTGCGATACCGTTTTTCATCTGGCTGCTAATCCTGAGGTTCGAAGTGAAAACGCTAGTCCTACTGACCATTTTAAACAGAATATTCAAGGGACATACAATCTATTGGAATGTATACGTGAGTCTGGAGGAGTTAAGCGATATGTATTCGCTTCGACTTCTACTGTATACGGTGAACCTTCTGTGATCCCTACTCCCGAGACCTATGCTCCTTTAATGCCCATTTCACATTACGGGGCCTCTAAATTAGCGTCGGAAGCCCTCTCTATGGCGTATGCCTCTATGTATGAATTTGGTTGCGTAGTCTATCGATTTGCCAATGTTATTGGGCCTAGGAGTAATCATGGTGTAATCTATGATTTTGTTACAAAGCTGAAGGAGACTCCTTCTCGTCTTGAGGTTCTCGGGGATGGTACACAAACTAAATCATATCTCTATGTTGATGATTGTATTACGGGTGTAATGGCTGGATTGGATAATCTTGGCCATCAAATTAGGATATATAATATTGGCTCTAATACTCGTGTAGATGTGCTATCGCTAGCAAGTGCTGTCGTTGATGTTGTTGGTTTTGAAGATGTGGAAATTTATACTACCGGGGGCGTTAGTGGAGGGCGTGGATGGAAAGGTGATGTAAAAAAAATGCAGTTGGATATAACTTTATTACATTCAAAAGGTTGGAGAGCCGAATTATCCAGTTTGGAAGCTATAACAGAAACAGCAAAGTGTCTTAATGCTTTACTATAG